A window of Streptomyces broussonetiae genomic DNA:
TGTACGCGCATGCCGACGGGGTGCGGGAGGTGGATGACCGGGGGGCGCCCCGGCAGACCGGCGAGGTGATCCGGTTCCGGCTGGACGAGGAGCGGGTCCAGGAACTCCTCATGGGCGAGAACCTGTACCGCGACCGCAGCCTCGCCATCCGGGAGCTGTACCAGAACGCCCTGGACGCCTGCCGGTACCGGCGTGCGATCGAGTACCAGCACAACGGAGGGGACACGTTCCCAGGGAAGATCACGTTCGAGCAGGGCCGCGACGACGACGGGAGGTACTACCTGGAGTGCCGGGACAACGGCATCGGCATGGACGAGACCGTGCTGGCCGAGGTGTTCTCGCGGGCCGGGGTCCGTTTCAGCGATCACGCCCGTTCCCGCAAGGAGCGGACGCCGGCGGGCGACGACGGGATCAAGGTCCGGCCGAACAGCAGGTTCGGCATCGGCGTGCTCAGCTACTTCATGCTCGCGGACGAGATCAGGGTGACGACGCGGCACATGCCCATGGACGGCGTGCAGTCGGCGGAGCTGACCGTGCTGATCACCGGCCCGGGGCACTACTTCCGCGTGTCACGCACCGAGCCGCAGTCGGGCGAGATCGGCACCAGGGTCCGCCTCTATCTCCGGGAGGACAACGCTCCTTCCTGTGTACGGGAGTTGCGCAGGCTGCTGGGGATCGCCGAGTTCCACACCGAGGCCTTCCACGGCAAGTCGCTCAAGGCCGCCTGGAAACCCGGAGCGCTGGAGACCCGGCAGGCCACGGGGGAACGGGCGGCCGGCATCGTCGCGCACGGGCGCACGGTCTCCTGGCCGCCCGAGGGTGACGTCCGGTGCGTGGACGGGCAGGTGGTGTGGTGCGAGCAGGGCGGGGGCATCCTCGCCGACGGCATCCTCATCGAGCCACGGGTACGGCACGGGGTGCTGGCCGGGCCCGGGCAGGACGGGCGGCTGCGCGGGGCTGTGGTGAACCTGGCGGGCGGGACCCGGCCCAAGGACCTGTCCGTGGACCGCTCGGAGATCCTGGACCAGGACGTGGACCAGGTGGTCGAGAAGCTGGTCACGCAAGCGCTGCCGGCCCTGCTCGCCGCGGACCCGCCCCTGCTGACCAGCGACTGGCTGGCCGACGTGGCGGTGAGCAGCCCGCGCCTCGCGGACATCGTGACCGAGGCGGCGGGGAAGGAGGGCGTCCTGCTCGAGGCGAACGGGCACGCCACGCCGGTGGCGACGGTGGGGTTCTTCCCGCCGGACGTCGATCTTGTGCACCGTGTTCCCAGGACGGCCTACTGGGCCGACTACGTCCGGGGCGCCGGCCGCAGGCCCGACGCCGTCACCTTGCTGTGGCGGTTGCTCGCCCACCGGCCGAACCCCGAACTCACGGCTCTGACCGGAATCGTCCCGGAGCTGGCCCGGATCACCGACGTACTGCCGGCAAGGCCGTCGGACCTGCTGCTGCGCTCCTACGACAGCGCCGGCTCACGGGCCTGGATCACCCATGATGACCTCGAGGGATCCGCCTCCCCGGCGCATGCGGTGTCGGCGGCCATGGCCTGCGGGGCGTCGTACGACGAGGTGCTGGCCCGCATGGAACTGCTGCGCCTGCCCGTGCCGGAGCGCTCCGGCGCCAAGGTCGCCGCCGACTCCACCACGGTGACGTTGCTGGACAAGGAACTGCGCGGGCCGCAGGGGGACTTCGATGCGTACCGTTGGCTCTCCACGGCGGACCACGTGCCCCCGGGGCACATCGTCAAGGCACATCTCATGCTGAACATCCGCATCGAGGACGTGGTCGGCCGTCTCAGGACGCTGGGCTTCCCCGTGCCCGAGACGGGTATGCGGGCGGAGACTCCCGAGGACTGGGTGCCGCTCCTGCTCAGTGAAGACCTCGACGGTGAGTTTCCCTGGCTGCAGCCGCACCAGAGGGTCGTTGCGGGGCGGGTGCTGGACGCCGTGCGCCGGCTCCGCCGTCCGCTGGGGGAGATCGTCGAGCGGTTGACGGACTACGGACTGCGTCCGGAAGTGGGCGCACTGGACGAGCGGTCGGCGCGGGAGGTGCTGAGGCTGAGCGCCGAGTGGGGATGGAACGACAAGGTGCTGCGCCGGCTCGATGTGCACGAGCCCGTTCCGCCCGGCCCCCTCGTCATGGCCTGCCGAAGGTCGGGCACGGCGCTCGCCGATGTCGCGCGCCGGATGGAGGAGCTGGGGTTCTGCGTCGGCAGTCTGCCCGACCGGGTCGAGGACGCGGACGCGCCGCTCCTGGACTTCGCCAACGGCCGGGAGGTTCCGCTGGAGGCGCTGGTCGACCGTGCCGCCGACAGCGGGCTGTCCCTGGCGGCGGCGGCCGCACGCATGCGTGCCTATGGTCTGTGTCCGCAGGACGCCGTCCTCCCGGACCACATGGCTGCGGACGACGCCAAGGTGCTCATCGACGTCGCCAGGAGCCTACAGCGGGGCGGAGGGTCCCTGACCTCGTCGATCGTGCCCATGCTCACGGTGCTGCAGACGGCGGAGAGGAACCGCCTGTCGCCGCAGGCCGTGATCGACTGCCTCCACCGCTACGGCGTGCGGACCTCGCACGCCACGGCACCCACCAGGCCGGGCAGGCACGACTCCGAACTCGTCGGCGTCGGGCTCGGCATCGACCATGTCTCCTGGGACCGCCCGGTGCCGCCGTTCCACCTGGTCACCGTCGCGCCCGCGCTCCTGATGGAGCGGGACGCCGTCATCGGGCGTCTGGTCGAGTTCGGGCTGCAGGTACCCACGCAGGCACTGGACGAGCTGACGGACGAGGACCTGGACCTGTGCCGGGACGGTTTCGGCCGGGATCGCACGGAACTTCCCCTCCGGCTGGGCGACCCGATCGACGACTACCTGACCATCGCCCGCGAGTCCGGAGTCCCCCTCGAAGAGCTGCTGCCCTCCCTCACCCGCCTGGGCGTCGACCTCCCGAAGGTGGCCGCAGCCGTCCGCGCCGCCCTCCCGTACGTCCCCGGGCTGGTCATGGCACCCGGGGACGACGCGCCACAGACGGCTCCTACGACTTCCCGCCCATCCCCGGCAACGTGAGGAACCCCTCCGCCCGTGCCGAAGCCAGACCGATGCGGGGAATGTCGCTGGACTTGGCGAAGAGCAGGAAGCGCGGCTCCCACACCGGGCGGTACTTGGCGTTGGCGCGGTAGAGGGACTCGATCTGCCACCAGCGGGAGAAGAAGGTGAGGACGGAGCGCCACAGGCGCAGGACGGGGCCCGCGCCGAGGCGGGCGCCGCGTTCGAAGACGGCGCGGAACATGGCGAAGTTCAGGGAGACCCGCTGGACGCCCAACTCCTTCGCCTGCAGGAGCAGTTCCACGACCATGTACTCCATCAGGCCGTTCTCGCAGTCGCGGTCGCGGCGCATCAGGTCCAGGGAGAGGCCGTGCTCGCCCCAGGGGACGAAGCTGAGCAGGGCGCGCGGTTCGTCGTTCGCGTCGCGGCACTCCAGCATGACGCAGCGGCCGTCCGCCGGGTCGCCGAGCCGGCCGAGGGCCATGGAGAAGCCGCGTTCGGTGGCGCCGTCGCGCCAGTCGTCGGCGCGCTGGACGAGGACCGCCATCTCGTCGGCGGGGATGTCCTCGTGGCGGCGGATACGGACCGTGTATCCGGCCCGCTTGACCCGGTTGTGGGCCTGGCGGACCACGCGCATCGCACGGCCCTCGAGGGTGAAGTCGGCGATGTCGACGATCGCCTCGTCACCGAGTTCGAGGGCGTCCAGGCCGTGGCGGGCGTAGATCGTGCCGGCCTCCTCGCTCGCACCCATGACGGCCGGGGTCCAGGCGTGGCGGCGGGCCTCGGCGAGCCAGGCGTCGATGGCGCCGGGCCAGGCCTCCGGGTCGCCGATCGGGTCGCCGGAGGCGAGGGAGACCGCGCCGATGACGCGGTAGGTGACGGCCGCCTTGCCGGTGGGGGAGAAGACGACGGCCTTGTCGCGGCGCAGCGCGAAGTAGCCGAGGGAGTCGCGGGCGCCGTGCTTGTCGAGCAGGGCGCGCAGTTTCTCCTCGTCCTCGCCGGTGAGCAGCCGGCGTCCGCGCGGGGAGCGGAAGCAGGCGTACAGGACCAGGCAGAAGGCGGCGGCGAGCAGGAGGTTGATGATGATGTCGGCCCAGCGGGGCGCGTGCACGGAGTCGACGCGGTCGGCGAGCGGGCCGACGCTGATGCCGCGCAGCAGGGTGTAGGCCAGTTCCTCGAGGAGCGGCGCGTGCGGCAGTTTGTTGGTGGCGTGCACGAGCAGGGTGCCGAGGCCACCGGTCAGCAGGACCCCGCCGGCGCCGACGGCCAGCGCGAGCCTGGGGTTGGAGGGGTCGCCGACGGCGTTGAACTCACGGCGGCCGATCAGCAGTGCGGCCACGAAGAGACCGGTGAGGGCCGTGGAGACCCAGTTGAAGGCGTGGTCGCGGAACGGGTGCTGGGTGAGGGCGAGGACGTAGAGCACGAACAGGGGCCCGGCGAGCAGGATGTTGACCACCCAGGCGGCCCGCTTGCCGCGCCGCATCACCAGGGCCAGGAAGATCGCCGCCGCGGCCGAGGCCAGGCCCGCGGTGGCCAGGTACGGGGTGAAGAACTGGCCGGCGTGGTGCGTGTGCGCGTGGACGTGGCGGGCGGTGAAGATCTTGCCGTCGTTGTGTTCCTGCACCTCTCTGCGGAACGGCAGCGACATCACCGCGATGATGTTGAAGACGGCGGCCATCCGCAGGTACCACACGGTGGCCGAGGCTGCCACCGCGCGCACCCGTGGGCTGGGCGCGGGCAACTGGAGCGAGCGGCGCGTACCGCGCTGGCCGGGGACCTGCGCGGAGGTCACGGTCGACTGCTGTGCGGGCATGGTGACTGGTCACCTTGGGTGGTGGGGAGGGACAGGGCAAACGCCGACCCTACAGTCCGTAAGGTAAGCGTGGTGCGCGTGTGCGCGGGCACCGATGCCGTGGCATTCACCGGATTCATACGGAGCGGAGGGGAATGGTACGGGCGCCGGGGCTCATCGGGAGCGTACCGGCATCCGTTCTTACCCGGGCCTCCTCATGTTCCCTGAACCGGGCGTTCCCGCGAACCCCTCGCTGTGGTCTTCCTGTGCGGGTCTTACCCGGTCCTTCCCGTGTCGCGCCGGGCCGTGGCCAGATGCCAGGCCAGGTTGCCCACCGCCGCGCCGGCCGCCACCGCGGCGACGATCACCCCGCCGGTCGCGAGGCCGTCGCTGAACAGATGCGGGCGCCGGTCGAGGCTGTGCAGGCCGAAGCCGCACAGCTCGTAGACGCCCACGGCGGCGATGACGAGGCTGACGACCAGCAGGGTCAGCGTCGGCGCGAGACTGCGCGCGCGGGCCTCCCCGCCGACTTTCGTCCCGGTGTCCTGCATGGGTCCCCCGTTGAACAGACGTGTGGCCGCTGGCGGTTGGGAACCTACAATACGTAGGGTTTCCGAGTGCTGCCGCCGGGCCGGGATGTCACCGGTGGGTGTGGATCCTCGTTTCCGGGCCGCCCGCGCGAGTAAGCCGCCCGTATGAGCCGGGGCGCTGCCCGGCAAGTTCTTACCGTGCACCGCCGGGCGGGGCGGCCGTGCCGTGCATCACGGCGTATCACGGCGTATTACGGTGTATCACGGTAATTCTTGTGGAAATTCGTGAGAAAGGCGAACTGTCTCTCACGGATGAACCCCTTCTTTCCGTGAGGTCACCGGCTTCCTGCCGACTCGGCCGACCTGCCCGCTCTCCACGTCAGCGGCGACAACGCCTCCCTGGACCTGGTCCGGGAGATCGCCGACCGGAACGGCCCCGTCGACACGGCCGTCCTCTTCGCCGGCGCGCCCCGGCTACCGGTCCTCGACGACGCCCTCCTCGTCCTCGACGGCAGGGGCGCGGCCACCGCCGCCGCGCTGCTCGGCGCCCGCCGGGTGATCACGGCCCACTGCGACAGCTGGGCCCACTTCACGGAGGGCGGCGAGCACGTGGTGACGGCGTTCGAGGAGGCGGGCCCGGCGGACCGGCTCGAGCTGGACTGACCCCGGCGGCGGCCCGGCGCGCGGGGACCGTGACGGTCCGGCGCGCCCCGGCGGGTGTGGGGCCGCCGGCCCCGGCCGGCGGCAACCGATCTCCGGCGGCCTGCTGACGCTCCCGCCCACGTCCGCGCCCGAGGGGATCCCCGGGCGGATCGACGCGGGCGCCGCAGGCGGCCACCTCCGGCTCGGCAGCGTGGGCGGGCTTTTCGCGTACGCGCTGTGGTTCCGCGGGACCGGTCGGCTCCCGGTCTGCGCGACCGGGAGCCGACCGGCGGCCGGGTGGTCCACGAGGCGAGCGCGCGCGGACACCGGGTGCCGGTGCTGTCCCGGAGGCCGGCGGGTGACGACACCCGGGCGTGGCACCGCTCGCCGTCGACATGAGCGCCCGCGCGCCGTCGTAAGTGACCCGCGCGCCGTGGGGGGAGGCGTCGGCCGGGGCGCGTGCGCCCTGCGGCGCCGACGCACGCCGTCGTCCCGACCCTGCGGACGTTCCCTGCCGACCGGGAGTTCCTGGTCGGCGCCACCCGTACGGTGCTGGACTTCGCCGCGCCGCTCGGCATCCGGGTGCTCGTGGTCGGCGGCACCGGTGCCCTGCGCAGCCCCGGCGGCCGGGAGCCGCTCGTCGCCGGGAACCCCGTGTGCGTACCGGGTGTCCGGCGCGGTGTGGCGTGCGCCCAGGTCGCCCAGCTGTGCGTCTGCCGGGCTCCACCGGTGCCGCCCAGGTCGCCCAGCTGCGCGTCTGCCGGGCCTCACTGGTGCCGCCCGGGTCTGTCCGGGCCCGCGGGCCCCGCAGGCGTCCGGCGGCTGCCTGCGCGGCACCGCAACCCTGCCGATCGGGAGCCGCTCGTCGCCGGGAACCCTGCGTGCGTACCGGGTGTCGGGCGCGGTGTGGCGTGCGCCCAGGTCGCCCAGCTGTGCGTCTGCCGGGCTCCACCGGTGCCGCCCAGGTCGCCCAGCTGCGCGTCTGCCGGGCCTCACTGGTGCCGCCCGGGTCTGTCCGGGCCCGCGGGCCCCGCAGGCGTCCGGCGGCTGCCTGCGCGGCACCGCAACCCTGCCGACCGGCGCCGACGGCCGGTCCCGCGTCAGCGCCGGGGACCTGGCCGTGGCCGTGCTGGACGCGCTCGAAACCCCGGGCCCCGAGCGGCACTTCACGCTCGCCGAGGCCGGCCGCCGCCCTGGGGCGACTTAGTCCACGTCGACCGGACCGTCGTCGTCCGAGCGGCGCTCCTTGCCCGAGTGCAGCTGGAGCAGGCTGCTGCTGCCGGTGTTCTTGACGTCCTTGTCCTGGCCTCCCAGGTTCTGCCGGACCGAGTCGAGGATCGTCAGGCCCTGGGAGACCAGGCCGGCGGCGATCTCGCCGAGGCCGTCCGCGCCGTTGAGGACGTTGACGTTGGCACCGGCCAGACCGCCGGCGGCCTCCTTCACGATCTGCGGGAGCTGGTCGATGAGCATCCGGTCGAGCGCGACCCGGTCGTAGGAGGCGGCGGCCTCCGCCTGGATCTTCATGCGCTGGGCCTCGGCGGAGGCGAGGATCCTGACCCGCTCGGCCTCGGCCTCGGCGGGCTTGACGACCTCGGCCACCAACTGCTGCTGGCGCAACAGTGCCTGACGCTGGGCCAGTTCCGTCTGGGCGTCCAGCACCTCCTGCTGGGCGTGGGCCTGCGCCAGCGGTCCGGCCTGTGCGGCCTGGGCCTGGGCGCGGTCCACCTCGGCGGAGTACTCGGCCTTGACGACGGCGGTCTGCCGGGCGTACTCGGCCTGCTTGCGGGCCGCCGCCTGCTCCGCCTCGACCGCGGCCTGGGTGGCCTGCGCCTGGGCGATCTGGGCCTGACGCTGGATGGCCGCCTTGTGCGGGGCGGACATCGCGGCGATGTAACCGGTGTCGCCGTCGTCGATCGACTGGATCTGCAGCGAGTCGACGATCAGGCCGATCTTCGCCATCTCCACCTTCGAGGTGTCGAGGACCTCGGCGGCGAGCTTCTGGCGCTCGGTGACGATCTCCTCGACCGTCATCGAGCCGATGATGGCACGCAGGTGGCCGGCGAAGATCCGGCCGGTGAGCACCGACATCTGCTCCTGGTCGGACAGGAAGCGCTGGCCGGCGTTGATGATGCTCTCCTGGTCGTTGCCGACCTTGAAGGCGATGACCGCGCGGACGTGCAGGGAGATGCCCTGCTTGGTCACGCAGGTCTCGGTGACTTCCGCCTCGCACATCGACAGCGTCAGGAAGCGGACCTTGCGAAGGACCGGAAGCACGAACTTGCCATGGCCCGTGACCACGCGGAACGGAGCGCCCCCCAGTCCCCGCCTGCCACCCGAGATCAGCATCGCCTCGTCGGGAGCGGGAACGCGGTATCCGAACATGCCTGTACTCCTCAGCTTGCGCCGGCGGCCTCTCCGCCGAGCGCGTCCAATGGATCCACCCACTCGATGACGCCGACCTCGCGGCATCCCCGTGATTCGATCACGAGGACCGTGGCGCCCGCGGGCAAGGGATCCTCGGACCAGGCCAGGAAGGTCTCGGAGCCGCCTCTGACCCGCACCAGGACCTCGCCGGGCCCCGCGGTTCCGCGTGTCCCGATCAGCACCTTGCCCGTGCAGCCGATCACGGCCTCGTCCTGCGGCATCACCGGCCGTCCTCCTCCTCCTGGCCCCAGGATTCCGACGATAGCCCCACTCCGGCCGGTTCCCAACGGGCGGGAGAACGCGACTTACCAGCGAGTACGCGGGGACCGGCCCCGACGTACGAGGGAGCCGGGGCGACGGCCGGGGCGGGGCTCGGTGCCCGGAGACACGGGCAGCGGTGCCGACCGGCTCCCGGGCCGTCGTCGGGCGCAGGGCGCAGCCGTCGCCCGTTCCCGGCCACGGCGCGTCGAGGCGGCCTCCCGCCTCGTGTGCTGCGCAGTGGACCGGCGTATCCGCGCCCGGGACGAACACGAGCCGGAACACGGCGAGTTGGCCGACCGCCGGTGCCGTCTCCGCGGCGCGGACCGGGCGGATCGGCGACGCCGTGGAGGCCGCCGACTGCCATGACCGCAACCGGGAAGGTGAATGTGGAGGTGACGTGGAGGCGAACGCGAAGAACGCGCTCCGTGGAGTGCGACAGAACGGCAGCCGCCCGTAGTGCGTCTGATGCCACGGGGGGATCGCAGGCGGTAGCTGCAATCATTGCCCCGCGTCCGAGCAGGACGATGAGAGCCAGGCTTTTGCTAGATTGCGCAACTGTGCAACCGTTCGGGCGCGGTGCTGCGTCTGTCTGTACGCCCGTCGCGCGTGTCCGGTCGTACCTTCGACGGCCGGAACCGACGGGCCCGACCGTTCGTGGGAGTGGGAGATGAGCGACCCGTGGGACGGCCCAGGCCGCCAGGCGACGCGCAGCGGAGCCCAGGTGCCGGGACAGCGTCCGGCCGGGAGCGACGCCGTGCGTCCTCGGGGCGGCCGGACCGCGTCCGGCGCGGCCCCCGGCTCGCGCGGTGACAGCGGGACGCGGCGGCCCCTTCCGGTGCGGCGCGGCAGGCGCGTGCTGAAGATCCTCGGCATATCCCTGTCGGCGCTCATCCTGGTCACGTCCGGTGTGGGCTGGTGGTTCTACGAGCACCTGAACGGCAACATCCACAGCGTCTCGCTGGACGGCAAGGGCGGCACCGAGAAGGCCGACGCCTTCGGCCGCACTCCGATCAACATCCTCGTGATGGGCTCGGACGGCCGTACCAGCGCGGAGGACTGCAAGCTCGGCGGCGGCTGCTCCAGGACGGGCGTGCAGACCGGCAACGGGAACGCGGACGTCGAGATGGTGGTGCACATCTCCGCCGACCGCTCCAACGCCACGGTGATGAGCATCCCCCGGGACACCATGACCAGGGTCCCGGCCTGCACGGACGCCGCCTCCGCCCAGTCCACGCCCGGCTACTACGGCCAGATCAACAGCGCCCTGGCATACGGCCCCGCCTGCCAGGTGGCCACCGTCCACCAGCTCACCGGCATCCCCATCGACCACTTCGTCAAGCTCGACTTCTCCGGCGTGGTGAAGATGTCGGACGCGGTCGGCGGTGTCTCCGTCTGCGTCAGCGACAACGTCTACGACACCTACTCGCACCTGAAGCTGTCCAAGGGCGACCACACCCTCCAGGGGCAGGCGGCGCTGGAGTTCGTCCGCTCCCGGCACGGCTTCGGCGACGGCAGCGACCTCGGCCGCACCACGACCCAGCACATCTTCCTCAGCGCGATGATCCGCAAGTTCAAGAGCGCGGGCACGCTGACCGACCCGACGGCGGTCTACGGCCTGGCCGACGCGGCCACCAAGGCGCTGACGGTGGACGACGGTCTGGGGACGGTGAAGAAGCTGATCTCGCTCGCCTCGGACGTGAACAAGGTGCCGGCGAAGCGGATGACGTTCACGACGATGCAGACGGCACCCGACCCCTCCGACAGCGACCACGTGGTCGTAGGGGCGGGAGCCAGGACGCTGTTCTCCACCATCGCCAACGACCAGTCGCTGACGACCGGTTCGGGCGGGAAGTCGGCGGCGGCCTCGGCGACCGCGAAGCCCACCGCCTCGGCGAAGCCCACCGCCCCTGCGGTGCCCGCCTCGCAGATCGCCGTGACGGTGGAGAACGGCACCACCGTCATCGGCCGGGCCTCGGACATCGCGACCACCCTGACCGACCAGGGCTTCAGCTCCGCGACGACCACGGCCAACGCCCCGAGCCCCGCGACCACCACCACGCTGACGTACGGCACCGGCCGGCAGGCGCAGGCGCAGACGGTCGCCAAGGCGCTCGGCCTGTCCTCCTCGCAGCTGAAGCAGGGCACCGGTACGGGCCTGACTCTGGTGATCGGCGCCGACTGGCCGAGCGGCACCGGTTTCCCGGCCGGTACCTCTTCGCCGGCGCCCGCCGACACGCACGCCGCGGTCTCCAACGCGCACGCCTCCACCGCCGACGAGGCCAAGAGCTGTGCCCAGGTCAGCCAGTACCGGACGGTGAACCTCAACGGGGTGTCGATGACACCGGCGCAGGCGTACGCGGCGGCGAAGGACACGCCCGATTCCGACGCCTGAATTTAAAGCTTGCGCAATTGGGGAACTATAGACTCGCCACTCCTGACGGTACGCGTGCGGCCGACCGTACGCCGTGCGCACGAGTGGGGCTTCGAGGCTCGGGGGACAGATGCAGGCGCCGGAACTGCCTGAGGCAGAGGTCCATGCGACGTTCGAGCGGGTGCTGGAGGAGGGGCTGCGCTCCGAGCAGGTGACGGACGCGCTGCGCCGTTCCGGCGGAAGCCTCGACCGTACGCAGCTGCGCATCCGGGCGCTCCAGGCGCGCGACGACATCGCCGCCACCGCGGCCGTCGAGTACCGCCAGTTGGTCGAGGCCAGAGCCGACCGGAACGGAGCGGCAGGAGACGACGGCACGAGTGCCGGGGCCGAGCCGCGTACGTCGAGCCGGGGCGGCGGCCTGCTGCCGGTGCTGGCCGTGCTCGTCCCGGGCCTGGCCGCCGTCGCCGCGGCCGTCTTCCTGGCGGTCGGGTTCGCCCTGTCGGCTCTCGGCGGGCGCCCCCGCGTCAGCGACGCACTGGTCACGTCAGGGCTGATCGCCGCGGCCGTGGCCGTCGCAGTGGGCATCGGTGACCTCGTGTACCTGATCGTGGCGGCGGCCCGCAACAGGTCGGCCGATCAGGTTGGCCGGGCCGATCAGGTCGGTCGGGCTGATCGGGCCGACCCGCCGGACGTCCCGGTGCCGGACGCGGCGCGGGCCCGTGAGGAATGGGAACTGGCCCTTCTGGAACGGGGAGTCCTGCCCTTCCTCCTAGGGCGGCTCGAAGAGAGTTCCACGGGGCGGCGCGCGGGAGGCCGCCTCCCCCGGCACGTCAGGGACAGCGCAGCAGGACCATGAACCCGTAGTCCATGTGGAGCTGTTGGTGGCAGTGGAACAGGGACAGCCCCGGCTGGTCGGGGGTGAAGTCGAAGTCGAGGCTCTGGTAGCCGCCGAGCATGACGACGTCCTTGCGCAGGCCGTGGGTGGGGGTGCCGGCGATGTGGGTGACCTCGAAGGTGTGACGGTGCAGGTGGAGGGGGTGGATGTCGTCGCTGGCGTTGCGCAGCCGCATCCGGTACCGCTTGCCGCGCTCGACGTCCAGTACCGGCTTGTCGGTGTCGAGGGAGAAGGGGACGCCGTTGAGGGGCCAGACGTTGAATCCCTTGTCGGCGGCGTTGCGCTTCTCCACCAGCAGGTCGATGGTGTGGTCGGGCTGCCGGTTCGTGGAGCCCGGGTCGGCGAAGGCGCGGTAGTCCCACGTGAATGCGGGCGGTGCGTTCCACCGGGGGGAGCCGCTGCGGCCGGCGT
This region includes:
- a CDS encoding wHTH domain-containing protein — translated: MTGAVQYEEYLRRLAGAAGEPSGQSLSGRVEAPARTIDAWLGCRVVPRWSHRVQQFLQELESLAGERPLSRSEWEGLLEDARRRLQGRRRVPEETARTGVQRDWLRAAEGSQAWKRVAPEWADQAGALRDHTLEVVNGLAELLDTKGEMLLRDPWYDPYLPVRTLVRADRPLERIKLRLDGTLAPAEAALIVLLPFLYQVRLAWTVDQLHHVDPTDLDDRVRPGDTERSGYAAVLRDHKQLIRQARRGDSLPDRSDGRQEAGWWLFHQWVRPQTRQPGRLDDVLDALGVVADVMRPVLAPSLLGRLLSCAHRRPRELFGTKQEEALDVNSFEVRFPGQDTQEVRERLVGPLFAIAHAMAVEATELPSVVVKHVGIPQPVDPERLLRTLKEADWRSVEDTVALSADCEHPAVVAALTEHTRHVDALLRETHRARPAVPEFAALPVYAHADGVREVDDRGAPRQTGEVIRFRLDEERVQELLMGENLYRDRSLAIRELYQNALDACRYRRAIEYQHNGGDTFPGKITFEQGRDDDGRYYLECRDNGIGMDETVLAEVFSRAGVRFSDHARSRKERTPAGDDGIKVRPNSRFGIGVLSYFMLADEIRVTTRHMPMDGVQSAELTVLITGPGHYFRVSRTEPQSGEIGTRVRLYLREDNAPSCVRELRRLLGIAEFHTEAFHGKSLKAAWKPGALETRQATGERAAGIVAHGRTVSWPPEGDVRCVDGQVVWCEQGGGILADGILIEPRVRHGVLAGPGQDGRLRGAVVNLAGGTRPKDLSVDRSEILDQDVDQVVEKLVTQALPALLAADPPLLTSDWLADVAVSSPRLADIVTEAAGKEGVLLEANGHATPVATVGFFPPDVDLVHRVPRTAYWADYVRGAGRRPDAVTLLWRLLAHRPNPELTALTGIVPELARITDVLPARPSDLLLRSYDSAGSRAWITHDDLEGSASPAHAVSAAMACGASYDEVLARMELLRLPVPERSGAKVAADSTTVTLLDKELRGPQGDFDAYRWLSTADHVPPGHIVKAHLMLNIRIEDVVGRLRTLGFPVPETGMRAETPEDWVPLLLSEDLDGEFPWLQPHQRVVAGRVLDAVRRLRRPLGEIVERLTDYGLRPEVGALDERSAREVLRLSAEWGWNDKVLRRLDVHEPVPPGPLVMACRRSGTALADVARRMEELGFCVGSLPDRVEDADAPLLDFANGREVPLEALVDRAADSGLSLAAAAARMRAYGLCPQDAVLPDHMAADDAKVLIDVARSLQRGGGSLTSSIVPMLTVLQTAERNRLSPQAVIDCLHRYGVRTSHATAPTRPGRHDSELVGVGLGIDHVSWDRPVPPFHLVTVAPALLMERDAVIGRLVEFGLQVPTQALDELTDEDLDLCRDGFGRDRTELPLRLGDPIDDYLTIARESGVPLEELLPSLTRLGVDLPKVAAAVRAALPYVPGLVMAPGDDAPQTAPTTSRPSPAT
- a CDS encoding phosphatidylglycerol lysyltransferase domain-containing protein; translation: MPAQQSTVTSAQVPGQRGTRRSLQLPAPSPRVRAVAASATVWYLRMAAVFNIIAVMSLPFRREVQEHNDGKIFTARHVHAHTHHAGQFFTPYLATAGLASAAAAIFLALVMRRGKRAAWVVNILLAGPLFVLYVLALTQHPFRDHAFNWVSTALTGLFVAALLIGRREFNAVGDPSNPRLALAVGAGGVLLTGGLGTLLVHATNKLPHAPLLEELAYTLLRGISVGPLADRVDSVHAPRWADIIINLLLAAAFCLVLYACFRSPRGRRLLTGEDEEKLRALLDKHGARDSLGYFALRRDKAVVFSPTGKAAVTYRVIGAVSLASGDPIGDPEAWPGAIDAWLAEARRHAWTPAVMGASEEAGTIYARHGLDALELGDEAIVDIADFTLEGRAMRVVRQAHNRVKRAGYTVRIRRHEDIPADEMAVLVQRADDWRDGATERGFSMALGRLGDPADGRCVMLECRDANDEPRALLSFVPWGEHGLSLDLMRRDRDCENGLMEYMVVELLLQAKELGVQRVSLNFAMFRAVFERGARLGAGPVLRLWRSVLTFFSRWWQIESLYRANAKYRPVWEPRFLLFAKSSDIPRIGLASARAEGFLTLPGMGGKS
- a CDS encoding SPFH domain-containing protein, giving the protein MFGYRVPAPDEAMLISGGRRGLGGAPFRVVTGHGKFVLPVLRKVRFLTLSMCEAEVTETCVTKQGISLHVRAVIAFKVGNDQESIINAGQRFLSDQEQMSVLTGRIFAGHLRAIIGSMTVEEIVTERQKLAAEVLDTSKVEMAKIGLIVDSLQIQSIDDGDTGYIAAMSAPHKAAIQRQAQIAQAQATQAAVEAEQAAARKQAEYARQTAVVKAEYSAEVDRAQAQAAQAGPLAQAHAQQEVLDAQTELAQRQALLRQQQLVAEVVKPAEAEAERVRILASAEAQRMKIQAEAAASYDRVALDRMLIDQLPQIVKEAAGGLAGANVNVLNGADGLGEIAAGLVSQGLTILDSVRQNLGGQDKDVKNTGSSSLLQLHSGKERRSDDDGPVDVD
- a CDS encoding LCP family protein, with amino-acid sequence MSDPWDGPGRQATRSGAQVPGQRPAGSDAVRPRGGRTASGAAPGSRGDSGTRRPLPVRRGRRVLKILGISLSALILVTSGVGWWFYEHLNGNIHSVSLDGKGGTEKADAFGRTPINILVMGSDGRTSAEDCKLGGGCSRTGVQTGNGNADVEMVVHISADRSNATVMSIPRDTMTRVPACTDAASAQSTPGYYGQINSALAYGPACQVATVHQLTGIPIDHFVKLDFSGVVKMSDAVGGVSVCVSDNVYDTYSHLKLSKGDHTLQGQAALEFVRSRHGFGDGSDLGRTTTQHIFLSAMIRKFKSAGTLTDPTAVYGLADAATKALTVDDGLGTVKKLISLASDVNKVPAKRMTFTTMQTAPDPSDSDHVVVGAGARTLFSTIANDQSLTTGSGGKSAAASATAKPTASAKPTAPAVPASQIAVTVENGTTVIGRASDIATTLTDQGFSSATTTANAPSPATTTTLTYGTGRQAQAQTVAKALGLSSSQLKQGTGTGLTLVIGADWPSGTGFPAGTSSPAPADTHAAVSNAHASTADEAKSCAQVSQYRTVNLNGVSMTPAQAYAAAKDTPDSDA